One genomic window of Gallaecimonas sp. GXIMD4217 includes the following:
- a CDS encoding serine hydrolase domain-containing protein: MLRLLLLLCLAWPALATPLDELFAEEGPRPFRGELLISRDGKALHHHSAGVEPGSRYLIGSLSKQLTAALVLMAVDQGKLNLDAPIGRYLPALSQDWQARVRVRHLLNHSSGILAQDRPLATAPGEAFRYSDLGYQLLGRILERVQGLSFAEQTKALFARCAMTGASPDGPVLPGFVEDEQHRLAVAAMDGRARQLASGTLAATVADLVAWNHCLHETDLLGKASYEAMTTASATRDHRWGKLGYGFGVQLGDGEISHSGYVPGYIATLLYYPATRTSVAILENVSWHWADMGRVFYFHDQVRTRLAALGSDDRQ; the protein is encoded by the coding sequence ATGCTGCGCCTGCTGCTTCTGCTGTGTCTTGCCTGGCCGGCCCTGGCCACCCCCTTGGACGAACTCTTTGCCGAAGAAGGCCCAAGGCCCTTCCGGGGCGAGCTGCTGATCAGCCGGGACGGCAAGGCCCTCCACCACCACAGTGCCGGTGTCGAACCGGGAAGCCGCTACCTGATCGGCTCGCTCAGCAAGCAGCTCACCGCCGCCCTGGTGCTGATGGCCGTGGACCAGGGCAAACTCAACCTGGACGCCCCCATAGGCCGCTACCTGCCGGCCCTTAGCCAGGACTGGCAGGCCAGGGTAAGGGTACGTCACCTGCTCAACCACAGCAGCGGCATCCTGGCCCAGGACAGGCCCCTGGCCACGGCACCGGGCGAGGCCTTTCGCTATTCCGATCTGGGTTACCAGTTGCTGGGCAGGATACTGGAGCGGGTACAGGGCCTATCCTTTGCCGAGCAGACCAAGGCCCTCTTTGCCCGTTGCGCCATGACAGGCGCCAGCCCGGATGGCCCCGTGCTGCCCGGCTTCGTGGAAGACGAGCAACACCGGCTGGCCGTGGCGGCCATGGATGGTCGCGCGCGGCAACTGGCCAGCGGCACCCTGGCCGCCACCGTGGCCGATCTGGTGGCCTGGAACCACTGCCTGCATGAAACGGACCTGCTCGGCAAGGCCAGCTATGAAGCCATGACCACCGCCTCGGCCACCCGGGACCACCGCTGGGGCAAGCTGGGCTACGGCTTCGGGGTGCAGCTGGGGGACGGCGAGATCAGCCACAGCGGCTATGTGCCCGGCTATATCGCCACCCTGCTCTATTATCCGGCCACCAGGACCAGCGTCGCCATATTGGAGAACGTCTCCTGGCACTGGGCGGACATGGGCCGGGTCTTCTACTTCCATGACCAAGTCAGGACGCGCCTGGCGGCACTGGGATCAGACGACCGTCAATGA
- a CDS encoding bifunctional GNAT family N-acetyltransferase/carbon-nitrogen hydrolase family protein yields the protein MAGDDLVLTVRSLEHGDYPALRALMEKVYPDLDGAWPRKTIANLIDSFPDGQVAIEESGKLVAAALTVMVDYKRFSNPHTYDDLISKRLTMLHDDEGDALYGLDVFVHPDYRGYRLGRRLYEVRKELCRSLNLKAILAGGRIVNYHQYKDQLSPSQYIEKVDRKEIYDPILTFQLANDFQVKRLLRQYLPEDDKSQGYATLLEWNNILYEPAEDLLSLRKSQVRLGAVQWQMRLFHSVEEVLSQIEYFVDALSDYQSDFAVFPEFFNAPLMGLTDTSQPQEAIRFLAGFTEQFKHELSRMAVSYNINIITGSMPLLENGELFNIAYLCHRSGKVDEQRKIHITPHERRDWVIEGGHELRTFDTDAGRIGILICYDVEFPELGRILSDQGMDILFVPFWTDTKNAYLRVRNCAKARAIENECYVVITGSVGNLPVVDNLDVQYAQSAVFSPSDFAFPHDAVMAETTPNTEMILFSDVDLDRLRVIRSEGSVRNLKDRRRDLYSVHWHAKGPRP from the coding sequence ATGGCCGGTGACGATCTGGTGCTGACGGTACGCAGTCTGGAACACGGCGATTACCCCGCCCTTCGGGCCCTGATGGAAAAGGTCTACCCGGATCTGGACGGTGCCTGGCCCCGCAAGACCATCGCCAACCTCATCGACAGCTTCCCCGACGGCCAGGTGGCCATAGAGGAGAGCGGCAAGCTGGTGGCAGCGGCCCTGACGGTGATGGTGGACTACAAGCGCTTTTCCAACCCCCACACCTATGACGACCTCATCTCCAAGCGCCTGACCATGCTCCACGACGACGAAGGGGACGCCCTCTACGGCCTGGACGTGTTCGTGCATCCGGATTATCGCGGCTACCGGCTGGGGCGGCGTCTCTACGAGGTGCGCAAGGAGCTGTGCCGCAGCCTCAACCTCAAGGCCATCCTGGCCGGCGGGCGCATCGTCAACTACCACCAGTACAAGGACCAGCTCAGCCCCAGCCAGTACATAGAGAAGGTGGACCGCAAGGAAATCTACGATCCCATTCTCACCTTCCAGCTCGCCAACGACTTCCAGGTCAAGCGCCTGCTGCGCCAGTACCTGCCCGAAGACGACAAGTCCCAGGGCTACGCCACCCTGCTGGAATGGAACAACATCCTCTACGAGCCCGCCGAGGATCTGCTGTCGCTGCGCAAGAGCCAGGTTCGCCTGGGCGCCGTGCAGTGGCAGATGCGCCTCTTTCATTCCGTGGAGGAGGTACTCAGCCAGATCGAGTACTTCGTGGATGCCCTCTCCGATTACCAGAGCGACTTCGCGGTGTTCCCGGAGTTCTTCAACGCGCCGCTGATGGGCCTGACCGACACCAGCCAGCCCCAGGAGGCCATCCGTTTTCTGGCCGGCTTCACCGAGCAGTTCAAGCACGAGCTGTCGCGCATGGCGGTGAGCTACAACATCAACATCATCACCGGCTCCATGCCGCTGCTGGAGAACGGCGAGCTGTTCAACATCGCCTATCTCTGCCACCGCAGCGGCAAGGTGGACGAGCAGCGCAAGATCCACATCACCCCCCACGAGCGCAGGGACTGGGTCATAGAGGGCGGCCACGAGCTGCGCACCTTCGACACCGACGCCGGCCGCATCGGCATCCTGATCTGCTACGATGTCGAGTTCCCGGAGCTGGGGCGTATCCTCTCCGACCAGGGCATGGACATCCTGTTCGTGCCCTTCTGGACGGACACCAAGAACGCCTACCTCAGGGTACGCAACTGCGCCAAGGCCAGGGCCATCGAGAACGAATGCTATGTGGTGATCACCGGCTCCGTGGGAAACCTGCCGGTGGTGGACAACCTGGACGTGCAGTATGCCCAGTCGGCGGTATTCAGCCCCTCGGACTTCGCCTTCCCCCACGACGCCGTCATGGCCGAAACCACCCCCAACACCGAGATGATCCTGTTCTCGGACGTGGACTTGGACCGGCTCAGGGTGATCAGGAGCGAAGGCTCGGTGCGCAACCTCAAGGACAGGCGCCGGGATCTCTACAGCGTCCACTGGCATGCCAAGGGGCCCAGGCCCTAG
- a CDS encoding GNAT family N-acetyltransferase: MTDIRIIQADLALAGAVEAALPEFARKRTVDQYLARFQGRPHLCLVALVDGRAAAYKLGYRLDEGVFYSWLGGVLPPWRRLGLAQRLLDAQESWARRHGYQRIEVKSTPEFPTMLAFLAKNGYRSQGGPGRKLLFVKPLAR; this comes from the coding sequence ATGACGGACATCCGTATCATCCAGGCCGATCTGGCCCTGGCTGGCGCGGTGGAAGCGGCCCTGCCGGAATTCGCCCGCAAGCGCACCGTCGACCAGTACCTGGCCCGTTTCCAGGGCCGGCCCCATCTGTGCCTGGTGGCACTGGTGGATGGCCGGGCCGCGGCCTACAAGCTCGGCTACCGGCTGGACGAGGGCGTTTTCTATTCCTGGCTCGGCGGGGTGCTGCCACCCTGGCGCCGGCTTGGGCTGGCGCAAAGGCTGCTGGATGCCCAGGAAAGCTGGGCAAGGCGCCACGGCTACCAGCGTATCGAGGTCAAGTCCACCCCGGAATTCCCCACCATGCTGGCCTTCCTGGCCAAGAACGGCTACCGGTCCCAGGGCGGCCCTGGCCGCAAGCTGCTATTCGTCAAGCCGCTAGCCAGATAA
- a CDS encoding MAPEG family protein encodes MLHSAFALLLLTTAVAVLMLIRRIKAARSGEVRLRQYKLMDGDMPDKVVQAGNNYRNLFEMPVLFYTAVVAFLALGEGSEPVALALAWGYVALRAVHSAIHLTYNHVGHRLGIFLLSNLVLLALWLRLIWLAA; translated from the coding sequence ATGCTCCATAGTGCTTTTGCGCTGCTGCTGCTGACCACGGCGGTGGCCGTGCTGATGCTGATCCGGCGCATCAAGGCCGCCCGCAGCGGCGAGGTCAGGCTGCGCCAGTACAAGCTGATGGATGGTGACATGCCGGACAAGGTGGTGCAGGCCGGCAACAACTACCGCAACCTGTTCGAGATGCCGGTGCTGTTCTACACCGCCGTGGTGGCCTTCCTGGCCCTGGGCGAGGGCTCGGAGCCGGTTGCCCTGGCTCTGGCCTGGGGCTACGTGGCGCTGCGGGCCGTCCACAGCGCCATTCATTTGACCTACAACCACGTGGGGCATCGGCTCGGGATCTTCCTGCTGTCCAACCTGGTGCTGCTGGCGCTGTGGCTGCGCCTTATCTGGCTAGCGGCTTGA
- a CDS encoding exoribonuclease II: protein MFKDNPLLAQLKAEIRETLTIVEGTIKSTDKKFGFLEAEGGESYFVPPPFMRNVIHGDKIKAVVRTVNDKEQAEPESLIEPFLTRFVGRIRERDEGRLAVVADHPKIKQGISCRVARGKKFKLAQGDWVVAELKRHPLKGDKGFYAEVIEHVAAADDHYAPWHVTLARHNLHNQAPTLDGELHLDDAGLARADLTALPLVTIDSASTKDMDDALLAEKTDDGFKLTVAIADPTAYVPADSELDKAAAARAFTVYLPGRNVTMLPEKLSDELCSLMPNEQRPALVAELHFAADGTPKGEASFQLAMVESKHKLAYNDLSDYLEGVEGAWQPGDQALAEHIQVLHELTQARVDWRSKHALVFGDRPDYRFELNEAGEVVTVHVEPRRIANRIVEEAMIAANMACGQFLREHLGAGVFNVHLGFEEEKLADAVALLEEHGAPVAAENLNTLGGFSELRRWLEANDQGYLDSRLRRYQGYAVMTHEPGPHFGLGLDAYATWTSPIRKYGDMVNHRLIKGILSGNQHALPQGDLLEHLSDLRRLNRLAERDVGDWLYVRWLGQHVDQDLAFDAEIIDVNRGGLKVRLVDNGAVAFVPAKTLHDTKDELDCNYDTGIVSIKGQPSYRLADTVKVKLIEAVEETRNLVAKPVA from the coding sequence ATGTTCAAAGACAATCCGCTGTTGGCCCAGCTGAAGGCCGAGATCCGCGAAACCCTGACCATAGTGGAAGGGACCATCAAGTCCACGGACAAGAAGTTCGGTTTCCTGGAAGCCGAAGGCGGCGAAAGCTATTTCGTGCCCCCGCCCTTCATGCGCAACGTCATCCACGGCGACAAGATCAAGGCGGTGGTCCGCACCGTCAACGACAAGGAACAGGCCGAGCCGGAGAGCCTCATCGAGCCCTTCCTGACCCGCTTCGTGGGCCGCATTCGCGAGCGGGACGAAGGCCGCCTGGCGGTGGTGGCCGATCACCCCAAGATCAAGCAGGGCATCAGCTGCCGCGTCGCCCGCGGCAAGAAGTTCAAGCTGGCCCAGGGCGACTGGGTGGTGGCCGAACTCAAGCGCCACCCCCTCAAGGGCGACAAGGGCTTCTATGCGGAGGTCATAGAGCATGTGGCCGCCGCCGATGACCACTATGCCCCCTGGCATGTGACCCTGGCCCGCCACAACCTGCACAACCAGGCCCCAACCCTGGATGGCGAGCTGCACCTGGACGACGCCGGCCTGGCGCGCGCCGACCTCACCGCCCTGCCCCTGGTCACCATCGACAGCGCCTCCACCAAGGACATGGACGACGCCCTGCTGGCCGAGAAGACCGACGACGGCTTCAAGCTGACCGTGGCCATCGCCGATCCCACCGCCTATGTGCCGGCGGACTCCGAGCTGGACAAGGCCGCCGCCGCCCGCGCCTTCACCGTCTACCTGCCGGGGCGCAACGTCACCATGCTGCCGGAGAAGCTCTCCGACGAGCTGTGCTCGCTGATGCCGAACGAGCAGCGCCCGGCCCTGGTGGCCGAGCTGCACTTCGCCGCCGACGGCACCCCCAAGGGCGAGGCCAGCTTCCAGCTGGCCATGGTCGAGTCCAAGCACAAGCTGGCCTATAACGACCTGTCCGACTACCTGGAAGGCGTCGAGGGCGCCTGGCAGCCGGGCGATCAGGCCCTGGCCGAGCACATCCAGGTGCTCCATGAGTTGACCCAGGCCCGCGTCGACTGGCGCAGCAAGCACGCCCTAGTGTTCGGCGACCGCCCCGATTACCGCTTCGAGTTGAACGAGGCCGGCGAAGTGGTCACCGTCCATGTGGAGCCGCGCCGCATCGCCAACCGCATCGTCGAAGAAGCCATGATCGCCGCCAACATGGCCTGTGGCCAGTTCCTGCGCGAACACCTGGGCGCCGGCGTCTTCAACGTCCACCTGGGCTTCGAGGAAGAGAAGCTGGCCGACGCCGTGGCCCTGCTGGAAGAGCACGGCGCCCCCGTGGCGGCCGAGAACCTCAACACCCTGGGCGGCTTCTCCGAGCTGCGCCGCTGGCTGGAGGCCAACGACCAGGGTTACCTGGACAGCCGCCTGCGCCGCTACCAGGGCTACGCGGTGATGACCCACGAGCCCGGCCCCCACTTCGGCCTGGGCCTGGACGCCTACGCCACCTGGACCTCGCCGATCCGCAAGTATGGCGACATGGTCAACCATCGCCTGATCAAGGGCATCCTCAGCGGCAATCAGCATGCCCTGCCCCAGGGCGATCTGCTCGAGCACCTGTCGGATCTGCGCCGCCTCAACCGCCTGGCCGAGCGCGACGTGGGCGACTGGCTGTACGTGCGCTGGCTGGGCCAGCATGTGGATCAAGACCTGGCCTTCGACGCCGAGATCATCGACGTCAACCGCGGCGGCCTGAAGGTACGCCTGGTGGACAACGGCGCCGTGGCCTTCGTGCCGGCCAAGACCCTGCACGACACCAAGGATGAGCTGGACTGCAACTACGACACCGGCATCGTCTCCATCAAGGGCCAACCCAGTTACCGCCTGGCCGACACCGTCAAGGTCAAGCTGATCGAGGCGGTGGAGGAAACCCGCAACCTGGTGGCCAAGCCGGTGGCCTGA
- a CDS encoding winged helix-turn-helix domain-containing protein: MRYHFNNFTLDCEQLSLTLADHCLTLDARMARLLTLLIEAYPDHLGQRQLLEQIWPDTVVSNWSISRLVSDTRKLFQEHGIDEPVIQTLHGRGYRLAPELRAQLKASPGEATPDVGHNRRPYRLLAAAALLAVLAGSAYQWATKGKDASQLVIGEAGDTKGRILWVDDHPQNNGQERQFLAQRRIAVYTTASTEEALILLSMYSYDAVISDMGRNGDNLAGLKLLKTMRARGDDTPFFLYTILPSSAQTQLVASHGGQGVAVKSQALYEQLLPLFQEQ; this comes from the coding sequence ATGCGATACCATTTCAACAATTTCACCCTGGATTGCGAGCAGCTCAGCCTGACCTTGGCTGACCACTGCCTGACCCTGGACGCCCGCATGGCGCGGCTGCTGACGCTGCTGATCGAGGCCTATCCCGACCACCTCGGCCAGCGCCAGCTCCTGGAGCAGATCTGGCCGGACACCGTGGTGTCGAACTGGTCCATTTCCAGGCTGGTGTCCGATACCCGCAAGCTCTTTCAGGAACACGGCATTGATGAGCCGGTGATCCAGACCCTGCACGGCCGGGGTTATCGCCTGGCCCCCGAGCTCAGGGCGCAGCTCAAGGCCAGCCCCGGCGAGGCCACCCCCGATGTTGGCCACAACAGGCGCCCGTACCGGCTGCTGGCCGCAGCCGCCCTGCTTGCCGTCCTGGCCGGGTCGGCATATCAATGGGCGACCAAGGGTAAGGACGCTTCGCAGCTGGTCATCGGCGAGGCCGGGGATACCAAAGGCCGGATCCTCTGGGTGGACGACCACCCACAGAACAACGGCCAGGAAAGGCAGTTCCTGGCGCAGCGCCGCATCGCCGTCTACACCACCGCCAGTACCGAGGAGGCCCTGATCTTGCTGTCCATGTACAGCTACGACGCCGTGATCTCGGACATGGGCAGGAACGGGGACAACCTGGCCGGTCTCAAGCTGCTCAAGACCATGCGCGCCCGGGGCGACGACACGCCCTTCTTCCTCTACACCATACTGCCGTCATCCGCCCAGACCCAGCTGGTGGCAAGCCATGGCGGCCAGGGGGTCGCGGTAAAATCCCAGGCCCTCTATGAGCAGCTGCTGCCGTTGTTCCAGGAGCAATAA
- a CDS encoding EAL domain-containing protein translates to MPLQQSHHGILVAISVLIATLAAYTSLVLVNRAHQTPDGRDQWLLFAAAIFGTGVWSMHFTAMLALRLKIPFAFEPLITAASWIMACSFSALALSLKEWLNTPLRLPLAGTLMGMGIAGMHYTGMAAMVVQAEIRYAGWSVLAACLVGIVASLLALRATEMAPIGSRRIRLLAALLGGLAVSGLHFVAMAGTGFHFDEALPASGGRLSLPLLATLVILATLLLMATAWVLSTLAERAQQHRHLYASLSEIELHRRLLRRQVEGLEIWLNDDGRLEHVSGDSQAILGERRLDEHDPWRFLDPPSRLLLQQIWQQLRQQHQLTLCLILTKAGGDTLKLGLDASLSPATGSGLLLLRRIQDRETHLRDSETGLSSRQYLEDQQACPAALTLVVIQVPLFNSLVHLGSTDSYHQALSLWVSRLRQTFQGSRPAYLARLDTDAFLVAIEDEDRQWQPSDGWAVRALLAAPLTVGPESWHLNLAMGITWVAKGSSGKLMVQSALAALRGAQQQLDRMLFVDKADTPVLAERLQLEQELHLAQVASDFRLLFQPKMHLDSGQVTSLEVLLRWHHKDRGMVAPNEFIPLLEHTGLIHHVGDWVLDRALAQLGQWRQHPRLQRLDLAVNISALQLQNDSFVSNLEKSRHHHGVEAHKLILEVTETVAMAQPQVAQHQMDKLRRLGYQLSIDDFGTGYSSLAYLRDFPLHELKIDRTFVQQLDTEEGRQLVKIMGMIGQTLGYRTVAEGVESQAQLTLLRTLGIDLAQGYLIARPMAIQELTDWLLSRAGNSG, encoded by the coding sequence TTGCCGCTGCAGCAGTCCCACCATGGGATCCTGGTCGCCATTTCCGTGCTGATCGCCACCCTGGCCGCCTATACCAGCCTGGTGCTGGTCAACCGTGCCCACCAGACGCCCGACGGCCGGGACCAATGGCTGTTGTTCGCCGCCGCCATCTTCGGCACCGGGGTCTGGTCCATGCACTTCACGGCCATGCTGGCCCTGCGCCTCAAGATCCCCTTCGCTTTCGAGCCGCTGATCACCGCCGCCTCCTGGATCATGGCCTGCTCCTTCAGCGCCCTGGCCCTGTCGCTCAAGGAATGGCTGAACACGCCGCTACGCCTGCCCCTGGCCGGGACCTTGATGGGCATGGGCATTGCCGGCATGCATTACACCGGCATGGCCGCCATGGTGGTCCAGGCCGAGATCCGCTACGCCGGCTGGTCGGTACTGGCCGCCTGCCTGGTGGGGATAGTCGCCTCCCTGCTGGCGCTAAGGGCCACCGAAATGGCCCCTATCGGCAGCCGGCGCATCCGCCTGCTGGCGGCGCTGCTGGGAGGCCTGGCCGTGTCGGGGCTGCACTTCGTGGCCATGGCCGGTACCGGCTTTCACTTCGATGAGGCCCTGCCGGCGAGCGGCGGCAGGCTGTCCCTGCCCCTGCTCGCCACCCTGGTGATCCTGGCCACCCTGCTGCTGATGGCCACGGCCTGGGTGCTGAGCACCCTGGCCGAACGGGCCCAGCAGCACCGCCATCTCTACGCCAGCCTGTCGGAAATCGAACTGCACCGGCGCCTGCTGCGGCGCCAGGTGGAAGGACTGGAGATCTGGCTCAACGACGACGGTCGGCTGGAGCATGTCAGCGGTGATAGCCAGGCCATACTGGGCGAGCGGCGCCTGGACGAACACGACCCCTGGCGCTTCCTGGATCCCCCTTCACGGTTGCTGCTCCAGCAGATCTGGCAGCAGCTGAGGCAGCAGCATCAGCTCACCCTGTGCCTGATCCTCACCAAGGCCGGCGGCGACACACTGAAGCTGGGCCTGGACGCCAGCCTCAGCCCGGCCACGGGCAGCGGCCTGCTGCTGCTAAGACGCATCCAGGACAGGGAAACCCACCTGCGCGACAGCGAAACCGGCCTGTCCAGCCGCCAGTACCTGGAAGATCAGCAGGCCTGCCCCGCCGCCCTGACCCTGGTGGTGATCCAGGTGCCGCTGTTCAACTCCCTGGTGCACCTGGGCAGCACCGACAGTTACCACCAGGCCCTGAGTCTCTGGGTGAGCCGCCTGCGCCAGACCTTCCAGGGTTCCAGGCCCGCCTACCTGGCCAGGCTGGACACCGATGCCTTCCTGGTGGCCATAGAAGACGAGGACAGGCAGTGGCAGCCCAGCGACGGCTGGGCGGTCAGGGCCTTGCTGGCCGCGCCCCTGACGGTGGGCCCGGAGTCCTGGCACCTGAACCTGGCCATGGGCATCACCTGGGTGGCCAAGGGCAGCAGCGGCAAGCTCATGGTGCAATCGGCCCTGGCCGCGCTGCGGGGGGCCCAGCAGCAGCTGGACAGGATGCTGTTCGTGGACAAGGCCGACACCCCGGTGCTGGCCGAGCGGCTGCAGCTGGAACAGGAGCTGCACCTGGCCCAGGTCGCCAGCGACTTCCGCCTGCTGTTCCAGCCCAAGATGCACCTGGACAGCGGCCAGGTGACCAGCCTGGAGGTGCTGCTGCGCTGGCATCACAAGGACAGGGGCATGGTGGCCCCCAACGAGTTCATCCCGCTGCTGGAACACACCGGCCTCATCCACCATGTGGGGGACTGGGTGCTGGACAGGGCCCTGGCCCAGCTGGGCCAATGGCGCCAGCACCCGAGGCTGCAGCGCCTGGATCTGGCGGTGAACATCTCGGCGCTGCAGCTGCAGAACGACAGCTTCGTCTCCAACCTGGAGAAGAGCCGCCACCATCACGGCGTCGAGGCCCACAAGCTGATCCTGGAGGTCACCGAAACCGTGGCCATGGCCCAGCCCCAGGTCGCCCAGCACCAGATGGACAAGCTGCGCCGGCTGGGCTACCAGCTGTCCATCGACGACTTCGGCACCGGCTATTCGTCCCTGGCCTACCTGCGCGACTTCCCGCTGCACGAGCTGAAGATAGACAGGACCTTCGTACAACAGCTGGATACGGAGGAAGGCCGGCAACTGGTCAAGATCATGGGCATGATTGGCCAGACCCTGGGCTACCGCACCGTGGCCGAGGGAGTGGAAAGCCAGGCACAACTGACCCTGCTACGCACCCTCGGCATCGACCTGGCCCAGGGCTACCTTATTGCCAGGCCCATGGCCATCCAGGAGCTGACCGACTGGCTGCTCAGCCGCGCCGGTAACTCAGGCTGA
- a CDS encoding CBS domain-containing protein, whose product MSSIVAHIMTRELRTLPSTASLKEAHELIRDTGIRHIPIMEDGRLLGVLTQKKLLAKVMSLMMSHPIDELDALEAKIPVTDLVDCDCHRVAENEPLVEAVEFFLNNKHGCLPVVDEDGKLQGMITSSDFVRLCAHLLDHRH is encoded by the coding sequence ATGAGCAGCATCGTCGCCCACATCATGACCAGGGAGCTTCGCACCCTGCCGTCGACCGCCTCCCTCAAGGAGGCCCATGAGCTGATCAGGGACACCGGCATCCGCCATATCCCCATCATGGAGGACGGCCGCCTGCTGGGGGTACTGACCCAGAAGAAGCTGCTCGCCAAGGTGATGTCGCTGATGATGAGCCACCCCATCGACGAGCTGGACGCCCTGGAGGCCAAGATCCCGGTCACCGATCTGGTGGATTGCGACTGCCACAGGGTGGCGGAGAACGAACCCCTGGTGGAGGCCGTCGAGTTCTTCCTCAACAACAAGCACGGCTGCCTGCCGGTGGTGGACGAAGACGGCAAGCTGCAGGGCATGATCACCTCCTCGGATTTCGTGCGCCTGTGCGCCCACCTGCTCGACCATCGCCACTGA
- a CDS encoding Bcr/CflA family multidrug efflux MFS transporter: MTKTPFSLLLTLGLVAMLTPLAIDMYLPSLPGIARDLGVDPSQVQATVSAYVGGFALGQLLLGPVADAIGRRPVILGGTLLFTVLSVACALASDIQMLQLIRVLQGMMGAASSVVIYALLRDLIDDPNELSRLLSTITLVITLAPLLAPLIGGYVLLVAPWQGIFWLLALAALAAVALVWWRIPETLKVRRPLALGQTLKDFGLLLANPRALGLILCAAFSFSGLMAFLTSGSFVYIELYGVSEAQFGYYFGLNVVVLMVLTYGNGRLVHRWGAQRLLLLALVLQSLMGGLAFLAVYWQWPFAALVAGVAGYIGCLSMVGSNAMALLLQKVPDMAGTASSLAGSSRFGFGALVGLGVAAAHSADSALPMVVTMVLSAVLGLVIFLSLSYRRG, from the coding sequence GTGACCAAGACGCCTTTTTCCCTGCTCCTGACCCTGGGCCTGGTCGCCATGCTGACCCCCCTGGCCATCGACATGTATCTGCCGAGCCTGCCCGGCATCGCCCGGGATCTGGGGGTGGATCCCAGCCAGGTCCAGGCCACCGTATCCGCCTATGTGGGGGGCTTCGCCCTGGGCCAGCTGCTGCTGGGGCCGGTGGCGGACGCCATAGGCCGGCGGCCGGTGATCCTGGGCGGCACCCTGTTGTTCACTGTGCTGTCGGTGGCCTGCGCCCTGGCCAGTGACATCCAGATGCTGCAGCTGATCCGTGTCCTCCAGGGCATGATGGGGGCGGCCTCCTCTGTGGTGATCTACGCGCTGCTGCGCGACCTTATCGACGATCCCAACGAGCTGTCCCGGCTGCTGTCCACCATCACCCTGGTGATCACCCTGGCACCGCTGCTGGCGCCGCTGATCGGCGGCTATGTGCTGCTGGTGGCGCCCTGGCAGGGCATCTTCTGGCTGCTGGCCCTGGCGGCCCTGGCCGCCGTGGCCCTGGTGTGGTGGCGGATCCCGGAAACCCTCAAGGTGCGGCGGCCCCTGGCCCTGGGCCAAACCCTCAAGGATTTTGGCCTGCTGCTGGCCAACCCCAGGGCCCTGGGCCTGATCCTCTGTGCGGCCTTTTCCTTCAGTGGCCTGATGGCCTTCTTGACCTCGGGATCCTTTGTCTATATCGAACTCTATGGCGTTTCCGAGGCCCAGTTCGGCTACTACTTCGGCCTCAACGTGGTGGTGCTGATGGTGCTGACCTACGGTAACGGCCGCCTGGTGCACCGCTGGGGCGCCCAGCGACTGTTGCTGCTGGCCCTGGTGCTGCAGAGCCTGATGGGGGGGCTGGCCTTCCTGGCCGTGTACTGGCAGTGGCCCTTTGCGGCGCTGGTGGCCGGCGTGGCCGGCTATATCGGCTGCCTGTCCATGGTGGGCTCCAATGCCATGGCCCTGCTGCTGCAGAAGGTCCCGGACATGGCCGGCACCGCCTCCTCCCTGGCCGGCAGCTCCCGCTTTGGCTTCGGTGCCCTGGTCGGGCTGGGGGTGGCCGCCGCCCACAGCGCCGATTCGGCCCTGCCCATGGTGGTGACCATGGTGTTGTCGGCGGTGCTTGGACTGGTGATCTTCCTCAGCCTGAGTTACCGGCGCGGCTGA